The following proteins come from a genomic window of Aspergillus oryzae RIB40 DNA, chromosome 4:
- a CDS encoding putative cytochrome P450 pisatin demethylase (predicted protein) gives MVSSTAFIVVQVALAALAAHVIYQCYFHPLARYPGPFLARFTNLWRLFTFFGGQHHLSEQHLHDKYGHVVRVAPNWLSFSDLHDFDAIYGFNKSVEKDDFYLFGRPRDNRVPSVFALKTDADHRQRKRKVVGPALTTAKITRYESVVTKHVDLFFTRADAASASRQDGEMAAVNLAPLAHRFTMDVMLELIYGPDVVSHPYTDSATGADMCSAMRKLVKMAWSFSLCPSYGWIMNSRLISGVLRTLTTSKQGGPTGMMALMTSSHTMIFRRPEQVSLPGQPGIVKSWLDIPLDDSSRMTQDEVFSEAVNLVFAGPGSVAAALTAMVYQLGTQEGQLWQEKLRKEADVEAPPFSLELQAVVKETLRHCASFPTAFPRVIRRGAETIVSTLPAPLPIGTTVSANSYILGRSRKIWGHDADQWLPQRWLGDESQRREMEAKLVAFSKGSRGCVGKELAWLVLAKAVMAIIRRWKFVSVGELRGKSYLEMQYDDCWIEYEELA, from the exons ATGGTCTCCAGTACGGCCTTTATCGTCGTTCAGGTTGCCCTCGCCGCCCTGGCCGCCCATGTGATCTATCAGTGTTACTTCCATCCGCTTGCGCGCTACCCCGGACCTTTCTTGGCTCGGTTTACCAATCTCTG GAGACTGTTCACCTTTTTTGGCggtcaacatcatctttcAGAGCAGCATTTGCATGATAAATATGGTCATGTTGTCCGCGTAGCCCCAAATTGGCTCTCGTTCTCCGACCTACATGACTTCGATGCGATCTACGGTTTTAATAAATCGGTCGAAAAAGACGACTTCTATCTGTTTGGCCGCCCTCGCGACAATCGCGTGCCGAGCGTGTTCGCTCTAAAAACTGATGCAGATCATCGGCAGAGGAAACGCAAGGTAGTTGGACCAGCCTTGACAACCGCGAAGATAACAAGATATGAATCCGTTGTAACAAAGCATGTGGACCTCTTCTTTACACGGGCGGATGCCGCGTCCGCGTCAAGACAAGATGGCGAGATGGCCGCGGTGAATCTGGCACCGCTGGCTCATCGGTTCACCATGGATGTCATGCTCGAGCTTATATATGGCCCCGATGTTGTTTCGCACCCGTATACCGACTCCGCGACCGGAGCCGATATGTGTTCGGCCATGCGCAAGTTGGTTAAGATGGCGTGGAGCTTCTCGCTCTGCCCATCATACGGCTGGATCATGAACAGCCGTCTCATCAGTGGAGTGTTGCGCACGCTGACTACCAGCAAACAGGGCGGTCCCACAGGAATGATGGCACTCATGACTTCGAGCCACACCATGATCTTTCGGCGTCCTGAACAGGTTAGCCTACCTGGACAGCCCGGGATCGTAAAAAGTTGGTTAGATATTCCTCTTGATGACTCCAGTCGGATGACTCAAGATGAAGTATTTTCGGAGGCAGTCAACCTGGTGTTTGCCGGACCGGGTAGCGTAGCTGCGGCTCTAACAGCCATGGTCTACCAATTGGGAACACAGGAAGGTCAACTATGGCAGGAGAAGCTACGAAAGGAGGCTGATGTCGAAGCACCACCATTCTCCCTCGAGCTTCAAGCGGTTGTTAAAGAGACTCTGCGTCATTGCGCCTCTTTTCCGACAGCTTTTCCTCGAGTCATCAGACGCGGTGCCGAAACTATAGTATCcactcttccagctccacTCCCCATCGGTACCACAGTGTCGGCAAATTCCTATATTTTAGGCCGGTCGCGTAAAATTTGGGGCCACGATGCTGATCAATGGCTTCCACAGCGATGGCTAGGGGACGAGTCACAACGTCGGGAGATGGAAGCCAAACTGGTGGCTTTCAGCAAAGGGTCGCGAGGCTGCGTTGGTAAAGAATTGGCCTGGCTAGTCCTTGCAAAGGCAGTCATGGCCATCATTCGACGCTGGAAGTTTGTGAGCGTAGGGGAGCTTCGGGGGAAGAGTTATCTGGAAATGCAGTATGACGATTGTTGGATTGAGTATGAAGAATTAGCGTGA
- a CDS encoding uncharacterized protein (predicted protein) — protein MGMEFVFINVKEPKDALQLAKEPEIRSHVARYQWKKIENRPSLKRKRNAVLSFCMDISCSATWQSRSDSEDDSPEIPDTSSTISIPLQLGGLRDDPFRSYPASFKPFMPVLVDHSGSLW, from the exons ATGGGCATGGAGTTTGTCTTTATAAATGTCAAAGAGCCGAAAGACGCTCTGCAGCTCGCTAAGGAGCCCGAAATTCGATCTCACGTGGCTCGGTACCAGTGgaagaaaatcgagaatCGCCCGTCTCTCAAGCGAAAACGAAATGCGGTGCTATCGTTCTGCATGGACATAAGCTGTTCAGCAACCTGGCAGTCACGAAGCGATTCCGAGGACGACTCTCCCGAGATTCCGGACACgtcctccaccatctccatccctcTGCAGTTAGGGGGACTGCGAGACGACCCTTTTCGGTCCTATCCAGCCAGTTTCAAGCCGTTCATGCCGGTCCTCGTGGATCACT CTGGTTCCCTTTGGTGA
- a CDS encoding uncharacterized protein (predicted protein), translated as MKIDLLNLRCKAVQAINDALKYQPPDRVNDALIGAIAKMGSYEAMYGDMASYSVHMRGLTRAVGMRGGLSMLGLNGLLRRIVVWIDRNAAFLHGSALYYPGATFAPAWDQELIGSSLFFILPPVFFHSPVDDRNVALTS; from the exons ATGAAAATAgaccttctcaatcttcGTTGTAAGGCGGTCCAAGCCATCAACGATGCCTTGAAGTATCAACCACCGGACCGCGTCAATGATGCACTGATAGGTGCGATAGCGAAGATGGGAAGTTATGAAGCGATGTACGGGGACATGGCGAGTTATAGCGTGCACATGAGAGGACTCACCCGGGCGGTTGGGATGCGAGGCGGTTTATCAATGCTTGGTCTGAATGGATTACTCCGCCGGATAGTGGTCTGGATCGACCGCAACGCTGCCTTCCTGCACGGATCGGCGCTCTATTATCCTGGCGCTACCTTTGCACCGG CGTGGGATCAGGAGTTAATAGGaagttctctttttttcatcctGCCACCTGTCTTTTTTCATTCCCCTGTTGACGACCGCAACGTGGCTCTCACGTCGTGA
- a CDS encoding uncharacterized protein (dehydrogenases with different specificities (related to short-chain alcohol dehydrogenases)), which translates to MALNGKVALITGGVKNLGAAAARELASSGANLALHYHSDSSKGDATTLEAELKKSYPNIKVAFYQGNLTSAGAVTKLFQDALKDFGKIDIVVNTVGKVLKKPITEITEEEYDTMFAINSKTAFFVLKEAAAHVTDGGKIITIVTALLGAFTGYYTSYAGSKAPVEHFTRGVCKELQSRRVSVNNIAPGPMDTPFFYPQESPEAVEFHKSNGMGNRLTMVEDIAPIVRFLCTDGAWITGQTIFANGGYTTR; encoded by the exons ATGGCCCTCAACGGAAAAGTCGCTCTCATCACCGGCGGTGTGAAGAACCTTGGTGCCGCCGCTGCCCGCGAGCTCGCCAGCTCCGGCGCGAACCTTGCCCTCCACTACCACTCCGACAGCAGCAAGGGCGACGCTACGACACTGGAGGCCGAGCTGAAGAAGTCTTATCCCAATATCAAGGTCGCGTTCTACCAGGGTAACCTTACCTCCGCCGGAGCTGTGACGAAGCTCTTCCAGGATGCCCTGAAGGACTTCGGAAAGATTGATATCGTGGTCAACACAGTGGGCAAGGTGCTCAAGAAACCTATTACTGAAATTACGGAGGAGGAATACGATACTATGTTTGC GATCAACTCCAAGACGgctttcttcgtcctcaAAGAAGCTGCCGCACACGTCACGGACGGGGGCAAGATCATCACGATCGTCACTGCCCTCCTTGGCGCTTTCACGGGATACTATACTTCCTATGCTGGTAGCAAGGCCCCGGTTGAGCACTTCACTCG AGGCGTCTGCAAAGAACTCCAATCCCGCCGCGTCAGCGTCAACAACATTGCCCCGGGACCGATGGACACCC CTTTCTTCTACCCCCAGGAATCCCCCGAGGCTGTCGAGTTCCACAAGTCCAACGGTATGGGCAACCGTTTGACGATGGTCGAGGATATCGCTCCGATTGTTCGGTTCCTCTGCACGGATGGCGCCTGGATCACTGGCCAGACCATCTTCGCTAACGGTGGATATACTACTCGCTAA
- a CDS encoding nucleobase cation symporter-1 family protein (uridine permease/thiamine transporter/allantoin transport) has product MARIKEWVEKLEVPSEPGLTNTQLMLTNHDLRPVEPERRQWKWFNFVAFWIADSLNINTWMISSSMIVDGLSWWQAWICVWVGYFIAACFVCLTGRIGAVYHISFPVVCRSTFGVWGSLWPVFNRAAMAVIWYGVQGYIGGQCVTLMISSIWPSYNRLPNTIPASSGVTTRDFVSFFLFWLLSLPALWFPVHKIRHLFTVKAIYSPIAAIAFFAWAIARAKGLGPIVHQPHTVHGSALAWAVVKSIMSCLGNFATLIVNDPDFSRFARKPKDALWAQLLTIPIGFGVTSFIGIIASSSSAVIFGGEMVWNPLDLLGKFQVGASSAERFGIFVISTGFALAQLGTNISANSVSAGTDLTALLPRYLTIRRGSYICAAVGLAMNPWNLVASSNSFTTYLSAYSIFLSSIAGPMLCDYYIVRKGYLRVKELYTAQEGSAYRFVYGFSWQAYASYIAGILVNIVGFAGAVGRKVPVGAQYIYNVNYFSGIVVSALMYYILTRFFPVPATSSTWSEADQDVDSLSIAYGQEVDAYDVPEPVKADSLNYGTLQERKGPKAGSSAAV; this is encoded by the exons ATGGCACGAATTAAAGAATGGGTCGAGAAGTTGGAGGTGCCATCAGAGCCCGGCCTGACCAACACACAATTGATGTTGACGAACCATGACTTGCGGCCAG TCGAACCCGAGCGTCGTCAATGGAAATGGTTCAACTTTGTCGCCTTCTGGATTGCAGACTCCTTGAATATT AATACGTGGATGATCTCGTCATCGATGATCGTTGATGGTTTGTCGTGGTGGCAGGCATGGATTTGCGTCTGGGTCGGATACTTCATTGCTGCCTGTTTTGTATGCTTGACTGGTCGCATCGGTGCCGTTTACCACATTTCCTTCCCAGTGGTCTGTCGATCCACATTCGGAGTTTGGGGATCGCTCTGGCCGGTGTTCAATCGAGCTGCAATGGCGGTTATTTGGTACGGTGTTCAGGGTTACATCGGAG GCCAGTGTGTGACATTAATGATCAGCTCGATCTGGCCTAGTTACAATCGTCTACCCAACACCATTCCCGCCAGTTCGGGCGTTACAACCAGGGACTTCGTGagctttttcctcttttggcTACTCTCCCTACCAGCCCTGTGGTTTCCTGTTCACAAAATCCGACATCTCTTTACCGTCAAGGCAATCTATTCACCGATTGCGGCTATCGCTTTCTTCGCCTGGGCCATCGCACGCGCCAAGGGCCTGGGGCCCATTGTGCATCAGCCACACACCGTACACGGCAGTGCGCTGGCGTGGGCGGTGGTGAAGTCGATTATGAGCTGCCTGGGTAATTTTGCAACGCTGATTGTGAACGATCCCGACTTTTCGAGGTTCGCCCGGAAACCAAAGGATGCACTGTGGGCTCAGCTTCTGACCATTCCCATCGGCTTTGGAGTCACGTCCTTCATCGGTATCATTgcgtcctcatcttcggcgGTTATCTTTGGCGGAGAGATGGTGTGGAACCCTCTAGACCTGTTGGGCAAATTCCAGGTTGGTGCCAGCTCAGCGGAGCGATTTGGGATCTTTGTGATTTCTACAGGGTTTGCTTTAGCTCAGTTGGGGACGAACATCTCTGCAAACTCCGTTTCCGCAGGTACAGATCTGACCGCATTGCTTCCGCGGTATCTTACGATCCGGCGCGGAAGCTATATCTGCGCCGCTGTTGGTCTGGCTATGAATCCG TGGAACCTCGTGGCCTCATCCAACAGTTTCACGACTTATCTCTCAGCCTATTCaatcttcctttcttccatcGCGGGTCCCATGCTTTGTGACTATTACATCGTCCGCAAGGGCTATCTGCGCGTGAAAGAACTATACACTGCGCAGGAGGGCTCCGCATACCGATTTGTCTACGGCTTCTCGTGGCAGGCATACGCCTCGTATATAGCAGGAATCCTCGTCAATATCGTCGGCTTCGCTGGTGCCGTCGGACGCAAGGTGCCCGTGGGCGCCCAATACATATACAACGTTAACTACTTCTCGGGAATAGTGGTGTCTGCTCTCATGTACTACATCCTAACTCGGTTCTTCCCCGTTCCCGCGACCAGCTCCACCTGGTCAGAAGCCGATCAGGATGTGGACAGCCTGTCTATTGCGTACGGGCAGGAAGTAGACGCGTACGATGTACCGGAACCGGTGAAGGCAGATTCTCTAAATTATGGCACGCTCCAGGAGCGGAAAGGACCGAAGGCTGGGTCATCGGCCGCTGTATGA
- a CDS encoding ribosome biogenesis protein URB2 (predicted protein), translated as MGLVEAAAKSIKRHQKDRMQKLCAPLECFEAYRFTVTAISVSAKSSYTDEFNTLTKDIAEFIESSSGTSTQPNNSPWNGRVDTLDSMYLVLAYFLTLVRCPDVWRQVNVESRRSLFQNMLSLATSQYHPSSTLETPPSEARFLQAWASVVCHEYLLNAPAIAIDLIAVLSERVKEDASNRRLYVESLQRIPTALITRRQRGLLLDLLQDVVVKEGSTAEITVGLLSLMAKLADMPKSTAALTSDWEPIWTVAKAVSLQGTEVDLQIMKAFRNLHRAVVSKLLVLSEEDCRRLFKKMYRKVSSKASKLRSIDRNSMDCFFLRISLSQLWLHRKRLSGVDETELAACRQKFFDLVVMEVKSVKDQCKKQKLEETITLIKILDALEDFEDLATDHTEVEKFLTKIENYVEKSVDSGSSLRRLIRRRVLAGKGTEKSITLPVISCAETLPLQHMYGEEQQLFIRSTTARFQSMTVDQLTQAIQDIRELGFDGENAAYHLLVSGLAVASLTPVEDKESGTAKELSLLCTAITDSVRRSRSIEHFTLATECLDILLRNHTRCITQWNIDSLLACVAVCASKAGPLISPEYSASIYIRLCRLMGVLFGIHRQKLGGRFHLILPAMQRLLNCLFARSKKRTRSMLAEKRSAQQPFWLAPLQAAHAVHFTRLLTSLCDPTVSAVSRPTQTGLSHEGLTDQTKKAKRIAGQYLQYLIMEYAESSLRGSLAPEVKAAILPGLYSVLDVMSRDTMRALNAGLDVSGRAIFKGLYDDYVKFGKWNKG; from the coding sequence ATGGGCTTAGTTGAAGCTGCGGCTAAGTCTATCAAGCGTCATCAGAAGGACCGGATGCAGAAACTGTGTGCTCCCCTGGAATGCTTCGAAGCATATCGATTTACTGTTACTGCCATTAGCGTGTCTGCAAAGTCGAGCTATACTGATGAGTTCAACACGCTCACTAAGGACATTGCGGAGTTTATAGAATCTAGCTCCGGCACATCAACACAGCCCAATAATTCTCCCTGGAATGGTCGGGTGGACACTCTCGACTCAATGTACCTCGTCCTGGCTTACTTTTTGACTCTTGTCAGGTGCCCGGACGTCTGGCGCCAGGTTAACGTTGAATCCCGCCgctctctctttcaaaatATGCTCTCCTTAGCAACATCCCAGTATCACCCGTCTTCGACCCTTGAGACACCTCCATCTGAGGCAAGGTTCTTACAAGCCTGGGCGAGTGTGGTCTGCCACGAATATCTTCTTAATGCTCCTGCCATCGCCATAGACCTGATTGCTGTCCTATCGGAACGTGTCAAAGAGGACGCCTCGAATAGGAGACTTTATGTTGAGAGTCTTCAGAGAATTCCTACGGCGCTTATTACACGCCGTCAGAGGGGACTTCTCCTAGACCTTTTgcaggatgttgttgtaAAGGAAGGTAGCACGGCTGAAATCACCGTAGGGTTATTGTCCCTGATGGCGAAGCTGGCCGACATGCCTAAGTCCACGGCAGCTTTAACCAGCGATTGGGAACCCATCTGGACAGTGGCTAAAGCTGTCAGTTTACAGGGGACAGAGGTTGACCTGCAGATCATGAAAGCATTTAGAAACTTACATCGAGCAGTCGTATCTAAGCTTCTTGTCCTCTCCGAAGAGGATTGTCGCAGACTATTCAAGAAAATGTATCGCAAAGTTTCGTCAAAGGCATCCAAATTGCGGTCTATTGACCGTAACTCCATGgattgctttttcttgagGATCTCCCTGTCTCAGCTCTGGCTCCATCGTAAGCGACTTtctggtgttgatgagacAGAATTGGCTGCATGCCGCCAAAAGTTTTTCGACTTAGTCGTGATGGAGGTCAAGTCCGTCAAAGATCAATgcaagaagcagaaattAGAGGAGACTATTACCTTGATCAAGATCCTGGATGCATTGGAGGACTTTGAGGACCTGGCGACTGATCACACTGAAGTTGAGAAGTTCTTGACCAAGATCGAGAATTATGTCGAAAAGTCCGTGGACTCAGGGTCTTCACTGAGAAGGCTCATCAGGCGTCGTGTCTTGGCTGGTAAAGGCACGGAGAAGAGTATTACGCTGCCTGTTATAAGCTGCGCCGAGACACTGCCGCTCCAACACATGTATGGCGAAGAGCAGCAGCTGTTCATTCGATCAACGACCGCCAGATTCCAGTCGATGACTGTGGACCAACTGACTCAAGCAATCCAAGATATCCGAGAACTTGGATTCGATGGAGAAAATGCCGCCTATCACCTCCTCGTTTCCGGCTTAGCTGTGGCCTCCCTAACCCCTGTCGAAGATAAGGAAAGCGGCACAGCCAAAGAACTCTCTCTCCTGTGCACCGCTATCACAGATTCTGTTCGCCGTAGCAGATCTATCGAACATTTTACACTCGCTACAGAATGTCTAGATATTCTTCTGCGTAACCACACTCGCTGCATTACTCAGTGGAATATCGACAGTCTTCTGGCATGTGTTGCGGTGTGCGCTTCAAAGGCTGGTCCACTGATTAGCCCCGAATATTCCGCATCAATCTATATTCGACTATGTCGGTTGATGGGTGTGCTCTTTGGTATTCACCGCCAGAAACTCGGTGGTCGTTTCCATCTGATTCTGCCTGCCATGCAACGACTTCTTAACTGTTTGTTCGCTCGCAGTAAGAAGCGCACAAGGTCAATGCTAGCCGAGAAGAGATCCGCTCAGCAACCATTCTGGTTGGCACCCCTGCAGGCCGCTCACGCCGTGCACTTTACCCGTCTCCTCACATCACTTTGCGACCCGACCGTTTCCGCGGTGTCGAGGCCCACCCAGACCGGGCTGAGTCACGAAGGGCTGACTGaccagaccaagaaagctAAGCGTATCGCAGGTCAGTATCTTCAGTATCTTATCATGGAGTATGCGGAGAGCTCCCTGCGCGGCTCACTGGCACCAGAAGTCAAAGCTGCCATCCTGCCGGGTCTCTACTCCGTTTTGGATGTGATGTCGCGGGATACCATGCGGGCATTGAATGCCGGACTAGATGTATCCGGGCGTGCGATCTTCAAGGGTCTGTATGATGACTACGTGAAGTTCGGCAAGTGGAACAAGGGATGA
- a CDS encoding uncharacterized protein (predicted protein) yields the protein MPSFAERPRSSQEALLRLEKGSGSPISQLNEAAQIIGLDLALCASHPEINKTTYVQARAAPKEEWVLRWLLKKLRAGKNYRVEPASFLLLRQLIDLIQPKTLATTLKDQKFLAILDHAITDLEDDVFAGLENGMTELGHSDSESSKTLSDSSPQSDKKGTKRKRTGDSEQDGMDIDEQPQTPTSCFLSFIRALDCLYSLVMLASRTLEIDEVASSHLKHALKGEPETVAVTLGKSFRLAAVASTQFSNARKTTDLQHLLYVFPAILDLWDLRSNRRVDTDSGSSNESFAKYCFQSALRLQHSVRSIQLDTDERAQVLHGVERLIALHVVLPARAAFFDRGGSGIDYSASEPDWSAVKPVSDTFRPILCELELPSQNTSGDIVKKKTLWKTAELLPEFFDIACRSVPRDTFRRQTHDAPWLETLFVAIAELAFSIVKAENTTTYLAEFVGVLERLFRVALDRNVQLSLHTLLTHASYTGLHRDGLSQVEWSLTALLIELGADIFLPNSGLSNSTQLLDALLKKINLYWRSGASQTGGSYETIKNGVLIPLMRAFMSARDLAAFMQLWYEQLIEVEEARSQDSSLGLFTVWEDDDPQRRSGPRMASFPSPPERMLSLSSWKLV from the exons ATGCCTTCTTTTGCGGAG CGTCCGCGCTCCTCTCAAGAGGCTCTTCTCCGACTTGAAAAAGGCTCGGGTTCTCCAATCAGCCAACTCAACGAGGCAGCTCAAATCATAGGACTAGATCTGGCGTTATGTGCAAGTCATCCGGAGATCAACAAAACCACCTACGTCCAAGCTCGCGCCGCTccgaaggaagaatgggtcCTCCGATGGTTATTAAAGAAGTTGAGGGCGGGGAAGAACTATCGTGTCGAGCCTGCGTCTTTTCTCCTGTTACGACAACTTATTGATCTTATTCAACCAAAGACATTAGCGACAACGCTTAAGGACCAGAAATTTTTGGCGATCCTCGACCACGCGATTACCGacttggaggatgatgtattTGCCGGTCTCGAAAATGGAATGACAGAGTTGGGCCACTCGGACTCAGAGTCTAGTAAGACTCTGAGCGATTCATCGCCTCAAAGTGATAAGAAGggaacgaaaagaaagaggactGGCGACAGTGAACAGGACGGGATGGACATTGACGAACAGCCGCAGACGCCTACGTCGTGCTTCTTGTCCTTCATTCGTGCCTTAGATTGCTTGTACAGCTTGGTGATGCTTGCAAGTCGGACGCTTGAGATCGATGAGGTAGCCAGTTCTCATCTGAAGCATGCGCTGAAGGGTGAGCCTGAAACGGTTGCTGTAACGTTAGGGAAGTCGTTCAGACTCGCAGCTGTGGCTTCTACGCAATTTTCCAACGCGCGGAAGACGACAGATTTGCAACACCTCCTATATGTGTTTCCAGCTATCCTTGATCTATGGGATTTGAGATCTAACCGTCGTGTGGACACGGATAGTGGATCGAGTAAT GAATCGTTTGCCAAATATTGCTTCCAAAGTGCTCTGAGGTTGCAGCACTCTGTGAGATCTATTCAGCTTGACACTGACGAAAGGGCCCAAGTCCTGCATGGAGTTGAGCGCTTGATCGCCCTCCATGTGGTTCTTCCAGCGCGGGCCGCCTTTTTTGACAGAGGGGGATCGGGCATAGATTATTCGGCTAGCGAACCGGACTGGAGTGCTGTGAAACCTGTTTCCGATACTTTCAGGCCCATTCTTTGTGAACTCGAGCTCCCCAGTCAGAACACCAGTGGTGACATTGTCAAGAAGAAAACGTTATGGAAGACGGCAGAACTTCTGCCCGAGTTCTTCGACATCGCTTGTCGATCGGTTCCTAGGGACACCTTCCGAAGACAAACACACGATGCGCCTTGGTTGGAAACACTGTTCGTTGCAATTGCCGAGCTAGCATTTTCTATCGTGAAAGCTGAGAACACTACTACTTACCTTGCGGAATTTGTCGGTGTTTTGGAGCGGCTTTTCCGCGTCGCCCTCGACCGGAACGTGCAATTATCTTTGCATACTTTGCTCACTCATGCATCCTACACCGGCCTGCACAGAGACGGACTGTCGCAGGTTGAGTGGAGCCTAACCGCCTTATTGATTGAGCTTGGGGCCGACATATTCTTACCAAATTCTGGACTCAGTAACTCTACCCAATTGCTGGATGCGTTACTTAAAAAGATTAACCTATACTGGCGTAGCGGTGCGTCTCAAACAGGTGGCAGTTATGAGACTATCAAAAACGGCGTCTTGATTCCTTTGATGCGCGCATTTATGAGTGCCAGGGATTTAGCGGCTTTCATGCAGTTGTGGTATGAACAACTCATTGAAGTAGAAGAAGCACGGTCTCAAGACAGTAGCTTAGGCCTTTTCACTGtctgggaagatgatgat CCGCAACGGAGATCAGGGCCGAGGATGGCAAGTTTTCCAAGTCCGCCGGAGCGTATGCTCAGTTTGTCATCCTGGAAGCTGGTTTGA